In the genome of Streptomyces violaceoruber, the window CGCTGCTCGGCACCGCGATCGGCATGGGCACGGCGGGCTGGCTGACCGGCCTGGCGTTCGCGTTCGCGAGCTGGGCGGTGCTCTCCCGGGCCCTGCACCGCTCCCGGCTGCCGTCGTTCGGCCCGGCCAACCGGGTCACCCTCGGCCGGGCCACCCTGGTCGGCGGGGTCACCGCCCTGGTCGCGGACTCCTTCCGCAGCGCGCCGCCCCTCTCCCTCCTCGTCGGCCTGACGGCCGTGGCCCTGATCCTGGACGGCGTGGACGGCAGGGTCGCCCGCCGCACCGGCACGTCGACACCGCTGGGCGCGCGCTTCGACATGGAGGTCGACGCGTTCCTGATCCTGGTGCTCAGCGTGTACGTCGCGCTGGATCTGGGCCCGTGGGTGCTGCTGATCGGCGGCATGCGGTACGTGTTCGTGGCCGCGGCCCGGGCGTGGCCGTGGCTGACGGCCCCGCTGCCGCCGAGCACGGCCCGCAAGACGGTGGCCGCGCTCCAGGGCGTCCTGCTGCTCCTCGCGGGTGCGGAGCTGCTGCCGCGCCCGGGGAACGCCGGGGTGGTGGCGGTGGCACTGGGCCTGCTGGTGTGGTCGTTCGGGCGGGACGTGCGGTGGCTGTGGCGGCGGTCCCGGGTTCCCGCGGCGCCGGTCACGGCGGTGCGGGAACTCGTCGCGCAGTGAGCTCAGGACCGACCCGACCCGGCCGTGGAGGGGGTTGGTGCGGTGGCTCCGGCGCCCCGGTGCGGCCACCGGGGCAGCGTCGCCGCCGCCACCAGCGGTACGGCGGCCAGCACCAGCCATGGCACGGCGACCGGCAGGCCGGTGTCCAGCAGGAGGCCGGTCGCGGAGCTGCCGGCCAGCACGATCAGCCCGGAGACCGAGGACAGCGCCCCGGTGTACAGCCCGAGCCGCCCGTCCTCGGCGAGGTCCGGCACCCAGGCGCGGGCGACGGGCGCGACGAGCATCTGCCCGAGGGTGAGCAGGACGACGAACCCGGCGGCGGGCAGCAGCCCACCCGTCCCCGTCCACCCCGCGGGCCGTGCGAGGCCGACGACGGCGAACCCGACGGCGATCAGCACCAGCCCCGTCACCATCGACCGGCGCCGCGCCAGCCGCTCCCCCGCCCACCGGGTCACCGGCAACTGCGCGGTCACCACCAGCAGCGACGACAGCGCGAACAGCCACGCCAGCGGCGCCTGCGAACCGGCGGCCCGTTCCACCTCGGCGGGCAGGGCCAGGTAGAGCTGGTTGTAGGCGAGGAGGTAGGCGCCGTAGGCGCAGCACAGCGCGAGGAAGCGCCGGTTGCGCAGCACGAGCCGGGCGCCGCCCTTCATCCGGACCTGGGCCCGCCCGGGAACGCGCTGCGGCAGCAGCCACGCGTGCCCGGCGAGGACCAGCACGAAGACCCCGGCCCCGGCGAGGCAGGCCGTACGGAAGTCGACGGCGAGCAGCAGCGCTCCAAGCAGCGGCCCGACGAAGGCACCGGCCTGCCCGGCGACGGTGAACAGCGCCAGCACCCGCGTCCGGTCCCCGCCCCCTTCCTCCTCCCACCCGACGGCCTGCCGGGCGACCTCGGACTCGACGGCCGGTGAGAAGAGCGCGGCGGCGAACCCGATCAGCAGTACGGCACTCACGACGGCCCAGGTCCGCTCGGCGAAACCGAGCCACGCGAAACCGCCGATCCGCAGCACGCACCCGGCGAGCACGACGGGCCGGATGCCGTACCGGTCGGCGAGCGCCCCGCCGACCACGAACAGCCCCTGCTGGCTGAAGGTCCGCAGCCCGAGCACGAACCCGACCAGCCACCCCGCCATGCCGACGGACTGCCCCAGATGCTCGGCGAGGAAGGGCAGTACGGCGAAGAAGCCGATGTTGAAGGCGAGCTGGGTGAGGATGAGCAGCCGGAGCAGCGGGGAGAGCGTGGCGAACGGGGCGGTACGACGGCCGGGCACCTGGCCGGCCCGCCCGCCGGCGGGGGCGGGTGTGGAGGTCATGTCACCGGGCTCCGAATCCGGCCGGTTCCCGCTCCGCCTCCGCCACCGGCCGCTGCCCGGCCGCGTCGGTCTGCCGAGGGGACGATCTTGTGGGCCGTCGGCGCAGCCCGCCCGCGGCGCTGACGGCCAGCGCGCCGAGCAGGGCGAGTACGGCGGCGGGGGCGAGGACGGCCCAGGGGGCGCGCTCGGCGTAGGGCTGGTTCTCGGCGAGGAGCAGCCCCCACTCGGGGGACGGCGGCTGGGCGCCGAGGCCGAGGAAGCCGAGCGAGGCGAGGGCGAGGGCGACACCGGGCAGCCGCAGCAGGGCGTGCCGGAGGACCGGCGGCACCACGGCGGGCAGCAACTCGTGCCGCAGCAGATGGACCGGCCCCGCGCCCAGTCCCTTGGTGGCGGTGATGTGCAGCGTGGCGCGCTCCTGCCGCAGCAGGGAGGAGGTGTGCGCGGCGAGCGGCGCCCAGGCGACGGCGCCCACGGCGAGCGCGGGGGTGGCCGCGCCGCTCCCGGCGACGGCGGTGACGAGCAGCGCGACGAGCACCGGCGGTACGGAGTTGACGGTGTCGACGAGGGGCGCGGAGACCCGGGGCACGAGCCCGAGCAGTACGCCGGCGAGCAGGGCGGCGGCACTGATGGCGGCGGCAAGGGCCAGCGTGTCCAGGGCCCCGTGGCCGACCCGGGCGAGCAGGTCGCGCCCGAGGGCGTCGGTGCCGAAGGGATGGTCGAGGGAGGGGGCCCGCAGCCGCTGCCCCGTGTCGAGGGCGAGCGGATCACGGGTGAGCCCGAACCCGACGACGGCGAGCAGCAGGGCACCGTAGAGAAGCGGCAGCAGTCCCCCGGCGGGCGGGGCGGGCCGGTGCAGCGAGGACAGGGCGCCGTCGCGCAGCGCGGGCCCGGTGAGCAGCCGGGCGGCGACGCGGGTGGCGCCGGTCGCGAGCCCGGCCAGCAGGACGAGGGCGAGGGTCCCGGACTGGAGGACGGGCAGGTCCTGCGCGAGGGCGGCCTGAAGGGTGGTGCGCCCGAGCCCCGGAATGTCGAACACCTGCTCGACGGCGACGGCCCCACCCGTCAGCCCGACGACGAACAGCCCGAAGTTGGGCAGCAGCGCGGGCACGCACCGCCGCAATGCCTGGCGGGCGATGGACCGCCCGGTCAGCCCACGGGCCGCGGCGGCCAGCGCCCACGGCTCCCCGAAGGCACCGGGCAGCAGATCGTCGAGCAGCCGCCCCAGCACGGCGCCCGCGGGCAGCCCGAGGGCGAGCGCGGGCAGCAGCGTCCACTGGGGGCCGTACCACCCCAGCGCGGGCAGCCACCCCAGCTGCACCCCGACGACGGTGGCGAGCACGGAGGCGACGAGGAACTCGGGCAGCGAGGCGAGTACGGCGGACAGGCTCCCGCCCCCGCGCCGCCCGCCGAGCCGCCGCCGGGCGCCGAGCCGCAGGGTGCGCGCGCAGATCAGCCCGGCGGTGAGCACGGCGACGAGCAGCGCGACACCCATGAGCAGCAGCGAGACACCGAGCGCCCGCGTGACGTCGGGCAGGACGTCCGCGCCGGAGATCCACGACCGCCCGGCGTCCCCGCGCACGAGCCCGCCCAGCCAGCCGGTGAGGACGTCCAGGGGCCCGCCGTCGATCCCGAGCTGCCGCCGGATGTCGGCGAGCACCTCGGGCGTGGGCTCGCGCTCGGCGGACCGCGCCTTGAGGACGGTGTACGCGGGGTCGGTGCGGGTGAGCCAGGGCAGCAGCCCGACCCCGCACACGAGCCCGACCGCGAGGAGGATCCGCCACCCGGCGCCGGCCACCCGCTGCCACATGGTTCAGCGCCGGGTGCCGGTGCCGACGAGCGCGCGCTCGTACGGATCGAGGACGACGCCCTGTACGGAGCCGGCGACGCCGGTGATGATGCGCTGGTGCACGAGCGGCACAACGGCGTCACTGCCGAGGATGCGTGCCTCGGCGGCCATGGCGGCGTCCTGGCGCTTCGCGGTGTCGGCGATCTTCTCCGCGTCGGCGACGGCACGGTCGACGCCCTTGTCGCACAGCTGGGCGATGTTGAAACCGCCGTCGCAGGTGTAGTCGCTGGCGAGGACGGCGACGGGGTCACCGGTGTCGAGGAGCGTGTTGCGGGCAAGCACGAAGGCGTCGAACTTCCCGTCCAGCGCGTCCCCTTCGAGCCGCGAGTACTCCCGCACGGTGAGCTTGACGGTGAACCCGGCCTTCTCCAGCTGCTGCTTGACCACCTGGGCGACCTCGGGCAGCTCGGGCCGGTTGTCGTAGGTGGCGAGGTTGACGGTGTCAACGTGCCCGGGCTTCTTGGCCGACGCCCGCCCGACGGGCGCGGTCCGCTTCCCTTCCGCCCAGGTCACGGCGGGCCCGTAGACACCGGCACCGGGATCTCCGTACCCCTCGTACACGTCCTTGGCGAACACGGAGGCGTCGAGCGCGTCCCGCGCGGCGGCCCGCAGCCCGGCGTCCTCGAAGGTCCCGGAGGAGGCGTTGAGGAGCAGGCTGGTGGTCCGGGTGGTGGCGGTGTCGCGCCGGGTCTTCTCGTCCAGCGAGGCGGCCTGGGCGACGGGAACCGCCTCGGCGATGTCCAGCTCCCCGGTCCGCAGGGCGTTGGCACGGGCGGTGCCGTCGGCGATGAAGCGCGCGTCGATGCCGGAGGCCTGGGCGCGGCCGCCCCAGTAGTCGTCGAACCGGTCGAGGGAGGCGGAGGTGGCGCCGTTGACCTTGGTCAGCTCGAAGGGCCCGGTGGCGTGACCGACGGGGTCGACACGGCTGCCCTTCCCGTAGGCACCCTTGGACAGGATCGCGAGGCTGGGGCTGGAGAGCCGCAGCGGCAGCACGGGGTCGGGCTCGGCCGTGGTGATGCGGACGACCCGGTCACCGCCCGCCTCGGCGCTGAGGGTGACACCGGCGAGGGCGGCGGGCGCGGGCTCGGCGTCGGTGGCGTGCGTGAGGGACGCGGCCACGGCGGCGGGGGTCACTTCCCCACCGTCCTGGAAGGTGGCGTCGCGGAGGGTGAACTCCCAGGTCCTGTCCCCGTCCCGCCGCCAGGACTCGGCAAGCGCGGGCGCCGCGGACCCGTTGGCGTCCAGCGAGGTGAGCCCCTCGGTGACCCCGAGCCGGCTGAGCAGGGTGGCGTCGGCGCCGTACGGGGACAGGTTCTCGGCGGGCGGGAAGGCGAGGGCGACGCGGAGACGGGCGCCGTCGCCGTCGCCACCGTCACCGGACGCGGAGTCGTCGCCCCCTCCGGAGGCGAAGCAGCCGGCCATCAGCGGCACGAGCAGGAACGGGGCGAGCAGCCGGGGGCGGCGGTGGGAGCGCATGGTCCTCGGATCGATCAAGTCAGGTGCGGGCACCTGGATTTCGGGCGTCGGGTGTCGGGCGGGTGTGCGGCAGCGCACGGGGAGCCTACATGGAAACGATTTTCACGCCTACCTGGCCCCGCGCCATCCCGCCATGGGCACCTCGAAGTGCACGATCCCCTGCCCGCCCCCGGCATCCTCCCGCTCGTCGTGCACCACCTTGGCCAACGACCGCCAGAAGGGCTCAGCTCCGGTGACGGCGGGGTCGGTGTGCAGATAGACGGCCCGATACCCCCCGTCGGCGACGGCGAACGCCAGCAGCTCGTCGACGAGCCTCCGCGCCAGCCCGCGCCGACGATGCTCGGGCCGAACGTAGATCCGCCGCAGCTGCGCGGTCACTCCCGAGGGGAACCGCTCGGCGACGTGCGGGGGGTTCGGGGGGTGCACGGGCCCCCGGGAGTCGAGGGCCCCGGTGCCCACGACCTCGCCGTCGGCGGCGACAGCGACGAGGAGGGTGTGCCGGGCGGGGGTCAGATAGGCCCCGGCCGGGTCGATGACGTCGCCGTGCCAGCGGGGGACGTAGCCGGTGCGGAAATCCCGGTAGACGGTGTCGAGCATGACGGCTCGGGCGGGGGGCACGTCGGCGGAGGTGGCGGTCCTGATGGTGTAGTCGGTGGTGCGCACTTGCACATCATATGCAGTAGCGACTCGGTGCTGGTCAGGTAGGGGGACTGTGGCACAACGCGCCCCCCGTGGTCGCGCTTGCAGCGGCGCCCTCGCCCTTGACCCGGTTCCGGAAGCAACGCACCGGAGCTGAGGTTAAAAAAACTCAAGGGACCGGGTACATCTTCTTCACTGATCTACGGTGACGCCATGACGACGAATCCCCTTCCCCACCTCACTCCCACCGGCACCTGCTGGTGCGGCTGCGCCAAGAAGACCGGCCCCGGTTCCTTCTTCGCACCGGGCCACGACAAAGTGGCCGAGGCGGCCCTCCTCGCGGTCGAATACGGCTCGTCCGTGGCTCAGTTGCTGCACGGCCACGGGTACGGCCCCGGCCACTCGGTGAGCGCACGAGCCGTGTCCGAGGGAGCGTGGCGAAAATGCGGATCCTGTGACTACGTCGGCGCACCGGCGAGCATCGCCAACCACACGAAGAAGGCGCACTCGACCGCCGCCACCGCCGAGCAGGCCGGAGGAGCGACACGGTGACGGAAGACTGCACCAGCCAGCGCGCCGACCTCGAGAAGGCGGTACGTACGTTCGGCGGGCTCTGGGACACCGAGCGCGGACTCCGTGCCCTACGCGACACAGGACACGATGCCCATCCGAAGCACACCCGCAGGATCCTGCGGGACCTCGCGAGCGAAGGCCTATTAATGAAGGTGGAGGACTGGCCCGTCCGCTACAGAGTTGTACGGGCGGACTGAAGGGTGACACCTCCGACCACCGGAGAAACTGGTATCAGCGGCGACGTCCTGCAGGGACGGCAGCATTGGGCCTGCGTCTGTTGAAGACCCAGAGTCCCTGGGAGTGTGTGGCGCCCAGCACCCGGCCGTCGTCCAGGAGCCAGGGGTTGGCCTTCTGGAAGGGTGCGAAATTGTCGTTGGAGACGATCACTCCGCCGATCTCGTCCGCGATGCTGATCACCAGGGCGTCGCCACGGCCTTCCGTGCCCGCCGGGGGCTGCACCACGGTGCCGGCGGCGATCGCCTCCTCCACCAGCGGTCGTTCCTCCGGCACGACATCGTGCCGGAGGGTGGCATCGACGACGACATGGATGTCCCGTTCGGAGTTCTTGAACCGAAGCGACTTGATGGCGGCCTGCAGGGCCTGGAAGCTCGGTCGCCCGCCTGCGGAACGAGGCGGGCGGCCGTTCCACGCGAGATTCGAGCCGTCCACGACCAGGGCCGCAGCAGGTTTCCTGCCGGCCGTGACGGACTTGGGCAGCGAAGCAGGCGTCGGCCTGCTTGCCACTGCACTGCCGGCCCGCCCCTCGGCCCCGTGTGCCACCACCGGCTGTGGATGCGTCGGCCTGGGCGCCTCCCGCCCGGTCGTGCGCAGCGAGAAGAGCTTCTGCAACTCGTTCTTGATCTCCGGCGAGACGGCACTGTCACCGAAGACCCTCACCTCTCCGTCGAGGACGGGGTGCCCCGTCTTCTGGAGCGTGGCCTTCACCGTCAGCAGACCCTCCTTGCTGTAGGTGTACTCCAGGTCGAACGCGCCGTCCTCGGCCGCCCGCGAGTGCTGCGGCGGGTAGGTGAGGACGAGTTCGGTAAGTTTGACGTTGTCTGGGTGGTCGACGGGGCGGTCGGGGTCGCCTTCCCACACCTCGACGGTCAGTTTGGACACGCCGTCCCTGGACGGCTGGTAGGACTTCTTCCGCTGCTGCGGGAGGCGCTGGTTGCGATCGATCAGCGAGCTGAACTCTCGCTTTCCGTGCTGGTCCTTGGTGATGGTGCCCAGAGCGTGTGTGTTGACGACGCGGATGATGCTCTTCAGCTCTCCGTCCATGGCGGCCGCGCAGATCGCGGCGCCCTCGGCGACCGCCGTCATCGGGTGGCAGAGGTCCGCGCCGACGAGTTCGCAGTCCAACGCTTCCGCCACAGCGTCGCGCACGGCGGGGATCTGGCTGCTTCCGCCGATCATCAGCACGGCCTTGAGCTCGCTCGGATCGATACGCGCCTGGTCGAGGCACTCCTCGACCGGGTCCAGAGCCCGGCTGATGAGGTCCTGAATCGCGGCGGAGAACTCGTCTTGGCCGATCTCCACGGCGATGCCGTCCGGAGTCGTGATGCGCACGGACTCCTGGGTCGACAGGAGGATCTTGTTGCGCTCGATGTCGAGGGCGAACTGCCGCTGTTCGGACTCCGACCAGGTCCTGCGCGCGGGTGCCCGGTCGAGCACCATGCGGCGCAGTCGCGCGTCGATCTCCAGGCCGCCGAGCATGTTGACGCCACGGCTGGCCTTCTCGTCGAAGAATCCGTCGTCGTGCAACAGCAGGGTGGCGTCCATGGTTCCGCCGCCCCAGTCGAAGACGAGGAACTCTCCGTCCTCCTCCATGGTGTGCGCGTAGGCGATGGCGGCGGCCGTGGGCTCGTTGAGCAGTGTCTTGACGGCGATGCCCGCCGCCCGCGCCGCCTCGCGAGTACGGAAGCGAGCCGCTCCCGTGGCGTTCGCCGGCACGGTGATCACGGCCTCACCGATCTCCGTCGCGGCTTCTTCCTCGGCGGCGGTGGCCATCGAACGGAACACGCCGGCGGCAGCCGTAGTGGCGGCGAATCGCCGACCGCCGACCGTCACGAGTGGTTCGTCGCGCAGCAGCCGCTTGCACGCCTCGACGGCCTCCTCTGACCGCAGTTTGGCTTCCCAGCCGAACAAGGCCCCTGTGCGGAGGGAACTGGTGCCCACCACCGACGGGTAGAGCTTCTCGAAGCCGGGTCGCTCCCAGTCCGCATCAAGTCCCTGGCCACCGAGTTCAAGGATTTCGACGTACTCGCCGTTCCACTGGGCGGCAACCGAGTTGGTGGTGCCGAAGTCGATGCCGGTCGTCACTCTTCTTCCCCCACAAAGCTGTCACCCGCGGGAACCCTCCGCAGGTGCCCGGACAGCAGAACCTTGCCGGTCAATTCGTCCACGTAGGCCGGACGCAGGACTTCGAAGCGATCCCCCTCACCCTCCGTGACGACGAACTGCCCCTCCTCCTCCGGCTCGGTCACCCTGCGAAGACGCAATTGTCGCAAATGGTCTTCCAGGGAGCCGTTGACGAGCTCACCGCCATGGTCCGGCTGGGCCCACAGCAGTGCGTCGATCTCCGCGAGCCGCCCGGCGAACTGGGTACGCGTCCGGAACTCGTCCAAGACCGCTTTGCGCACAGCCACGTTGAGCCCGGTGGCCGGGACGGCGTCACCGACGGTCGCGGCCGCCAGAGCAGCGGGGATCCGTTCGACCACTCCCTGGATGAGCGTCTTGGCGTCGACGGGCTCCAGCACTGCGGGCGCTGTCCGGTCGTTCACGTCGGTGGACCGCTCGGCGTCGGTCGGCTCCGGCTCCACGGGCTTTTCCTGGACATCCACCGCAGCGGACTGCTCGGACAACTGTTGCCGCTTCGCCCTGCGGCGCATTAGTCCGCTGGGTTTGTGCGGCGCATCCGTGTGGTTGCTGCCCGGCTGTATCTGCCCACAGTGCGGGCAGGGGCGATGAGCACGCTCGTTCTTGGGGAGCTTGACTCTCTTCTCACCACGGCGTTCCGTGGTCTTCCTGTTCCCGGCCATGGACTGGTTGCGCCTCGCTCACCGTCGTGCGTTCTGTCGGAAAGGGCCGTCAACGGGTGGGACCGTGACGGTCGAGGTGGGGTGCGGTGCTGCGGAAGTCGTCGAGCAGTTCGACGGCCGCGAGCGCCCGGATGGACTCGAGGTCCGCGCCACTGGTGAGGGTGGTGCGGCGTGGCATCGGCTTCAGCGGCGGCACGAGTCGCCTGGGCACCGCGTTGGGCAACTCGTAGCGGGCGCGGTCGAGAGGCACCTGGAAGAAGACGTCGTATCCGGCCTCGTGCCGCTCGGCATCGTGGATGCGGCCCTCCGCCCGGTTGAGTCGGGCCTGCGCCGTCTGGTCGCCCTCGTGCTCGTACTGACGGAAGAGGTCTCGGCAGTGCCGTTCCCAGCCTTGCGCTCCATGGTCGAGACCGAGTTCGATGAAGGGGTTCGCCATCTCCCCCCGCTTGTTCTTCGTGGTGCCCCTCCAGGTGCGCACGTGCGCGAGGTTGCGTTCGGCGACGGGATCGCCGTTCACCGCTGCCTTCTGCGCGTAGGTCTCCGCGAGGGCCAGCTGTTCCCTCGCGACCCTGTCGTTCTCGACATCGGTCGAGGTGACGGCGGCGAGGTACGCGGCTACGGTGTACGCCTCGTCCATGAGGCCGGTGGGCAGTGACGGGCCGTTCGTCCGTTCCCTCACGAAGGAGTCGGCCTGGCGGCCGGCCTCTTCCAGATCGCCGGACATCAGCAGGTCGTACGCCCGGTTGAGCGCGACCAGCGCATAGAAGTCGCTGCGTCGCGGGTCGACGGGCGCGGTCGGCCGCCACAGTGCGGCCATCAGCTTCCACAGTCCTTCGTCGCGGACGGTGTCGCCGTCCCACTGCCCGACGAACGCACCGGACCTGAGGTCGCGCAACTCGATCTGCTGGGCGCGTGGCAGCGCCGCGTCCAGGGCGTCCAGGGACGGCAGCTGAAGATCCCTGACCACGTCGTACAACAGGTCCCAGACGTCCTCGGGTTCCTGCCGCACGATGGTCTCGTCCGCCAGGAACGCCCGTCGGCGCAGCATGCCGTGCCATCCGAGCCGCTCGGCCTCGTGCGGGTCGACCGACTTGGGGGCCAGGCGTGCGCGCAGATAGAGCGCTTCGTTACCGTCACGCGCCTGCCAGGGTTCGTCCTCGGCCATCAGACCACCGTGGTCCACGAGATCGTCGAGGACCGACAGCGGCGCCCAGGGAAGGACTTGGGCCAGGACCGCATTCGGTACGGGGATCGCGCCCCGGGTGGCGGCGGTGGCGAACAGGGAGAACGCGGGCCCGCCCGACACCGCACGGGACCTGGTGCCGACCAACTCGAGGCCGGGCGCGGTCGAGCACAGGATCCGGCACCGCTCCGATCCGGGCGCGTTGAGCCAGCGCACCTCGGCGGCCCACAGAACACGCAGGTGCCCGAGGACGTCTTCCGGCTTCAGAGCCGTGAGTCCCGCACGGACCGCAGGAAGCAGCGCCTCACGGTCGGGCGTCCCGGCGACAGCCCGGGTCAACGTGTCGCGTTGATCGTCCGTCAGTGCGGGCACCTCGACGATGTCACGCAGCATCGCCAGCACGGCCTCGACGGCCTCACCGCCGTTGACACCGAGCCAACGCCACTTCCGTTGCGCGAAGCCGTTCGCTCCGGCGGGCTCGCGGCCGCGGCGCTCCCGCGCTCTCGCCAGGCGCTCCTTCTCGGCGGCTATCGCCGCTCGGCGGGCGGCGACCGGGTCCGTCATGTCGTACACGCCGACAGAGTAGCCGCGCACAGAAACTTCACCTACCCCTCCCCCGGAATCCATATCCGCAGGTGGCCTGCCCGCCAAGGCCGCGTGTCACCCAGGGCGGGCCCTGCCTGCCTTAGCCGACCCGCTTCCACTCCTGGCACCGGTTGGTCTTGAAGTACTCGCCCTTGTTGAGGGTCACCCGGCCGGTGCCCTCAAGGTTGTTGTTGGCGATGATCGAGCCGAACTCGCCGCTGGCGTCCTTAGCCCGCTCCCAGTAGCAGCCCCACTCGTCCTCGGGCCCAGCCGTCTTGTACGTGCCGGCCTTGATGTCCTCGCCGACGAGATACTCGCCGTCTCCCGAGAAGGTGGTCGCCGGCCCCGGCTCCTTCGTCTTCTTCGGCTTGGCGGTCACCGTCTCCGTCACGGTCTCGGTCACCGTGGGCGCGGGTTCGGCCTCGGCGGCCGGTGCCGTCTCCGTGACCGTGGTCGTCGGGCGAGGGCCGGCCTTCGTGTCTGCGGCTGCCTCGGCCTCGCTGCCCGTGTCACCGCTCGCGCCCATGCCGACTCCGACGAGCAGGGAGACGAGGGCGACGGCGCCGTACTTCAGCCACGCCCGGTTGCGGGAGTTGGGCTGCACGACCGGGGTGTGCGGTGGCATCGACGGGAAGTGTGGCCGTCCGCCGCCGTACGGTCCGATGGTCGGCTGAGTCGTGGGGCCGCTGTCGGGCCCGAGGCCCGGGTTGGGCTTGTGGTCATTCATGTCTCGCTCC includes:
- a CDS encoding ABC transporter permease subunit, coding for MWQRVAGAGWRILLAVGLVCGVGLLPWLTRTDPAYTVLKARSAEREPTPEVLADIRRQLGIDGGPLDVLTGWLGGLVRGDAGRSWISGADVLPDVTRALGVSLLLMGVALLVAVLTAGLICARTLRLGARRRLGGRRGGGSLSAVLASLPEFLVASVLATVVGVQLGWLPALGWYGPQWTLLPALALGLPAGAVLGRLLDDLLPGAFGEPWALAAAARGLTGRSIARQALRRCVPALLPNFGLFVVGLTGGAVAVEQVFDIPGLGRTTLQAALAQDLPVLQSGTLALVLLAGLATGATRVAARLLTGPALRDGALSSLHRPAPPAGGLLPLLYGALLLAVVGFGLTRDPLALDTGQRLRAPSLDHPFGTDALGRDLLARVGHGALDTLALAAAISAAALLAGVLLGLVPRVSAPLVDTVNSVPPVLVALLVTAVAGSGAATPALAVGAVAWAPLAAHTSSLLRQERATLHITATKGLGAGPVHLLRHELLPAVVPPVLRHALLRLPGVALALASLGFLGLGAQPPSPEWGLLLAENQPYAERAPWAVLAPAAVLALLGALAVSAAGGLRRRPTRSSPRQTDAAGQRPVAEAEREPAGFGAR
- a CDS encoding ABC transporter substrate-binding protein yields the protein MRSHRRPRLLAPFLLVPLMAGCFASGGGDDSASGDGGDGDGARLRVALAFPPAENLSPYGADATLLSRLGVTEGLTSLDANGSAAPALAESWRRDGDRTWEFTLRDATFQDGGEVTPAAVAASLTHATDAEPAPAALAGVTLSAEAGGDRVVRITTAEPDPVLPLRLSSPSLAILSKGAYGKGSRVDPVGHATGPFELTKVNGATSASLDRFDDYWGGRAQASGIDARFIADGTARANALRTGELDIAEAVPVAQAASLDEKTRRDTATTRTTSLLLNASSGTFEDAGLRAAARDALDASVFAKDVYEGYGDPGAGVYGPAVTWAEGKRTAPVGRASAKKPGHVDTVNLATYDNRPELPEVAQVVKQQLEKAGFTVKLTVREYSRLEGDALDGKFDAFVLARNTLLDTGDPVAVLASDYTCDGGFNIAQLCDKGVDRAVADAEKIADTAKRQDAAMAAEARILGSDAVVPLVHQRIITGVAGSVQGVVLDPYERALVGTGTRR
- a CDS encoding CDP-alcohol phosphatidyltransferase family protein gives rise to the protein MALINLNHTDDGYDAYDACPARSVQQETAVGAGAQILLLALLGTAIGMGTAGWLTGLAFAFASWAVLSRALHRSRLPSFGPANRVTLGRATLVGGVTALVADSFRSAPPLSLLVGLTAVALILDGVDGRVARRTGTSTPLGARFDMEVDAFLILVLSVYVALDLGPWVLLIGGMRYVFVAAARAWPWLTAPLPPSTARKTVAALQGVLLLLAGAELLPRPGNAGVVAVALGLLVWSFGRDVRWLWRRSRVPAAPVTAVRELVAQ
- a CDS encoding Hsp70 family protein, with translation MTTGIDFGTTNSVAAQWNGEYVEILELGGQGLDADWERPGFEKLYPSVVGTSSLRTGALFGWEAKLRSEEAVEACKRLLRDEPLVTVGGRRFAATTAAAGVFRSMATAAEEEAATEIGEAVITVPANATGAARFRTREAARAAGIAVKTLLNEPTAAAIAYAHTMEEDGEFLVFDWGGGTMDATLLLHDDGFFDEKASRGVNMLGGLEIDARLRRMVLDRAPARRTWSESEQRQFALDIERNKILLSTQESVRITTPDGIAVEIGQDEFSAAIQDLISRALDPVEECLDQARIDPSELKAVLMIGGSSQIPAVRDAVAEALDCELVGADLCHPMTAVAEGAAICAAAMDGELKSIIRVVNTHALGTITKDQHGKREFSSLIDRNQRLPQQRKKSYQPSRDGVSKLTVEVWEGDPDRPVDHPDNVKLTELVLTYPPQHSRAAEDGAFDLEYTYSKEGLLTVKATLQKTGHPVLDGEVRVFGDSAVSPEIKNELQKLFSLRTTGREAPRPTHPQPVVAHGAEGRAGSAVASRPTPASLPKSVTAGRKPAAALVVDGSNLAWNGRPPRSAGGRPSFQALQAAIKSLRFKNSERDIHVVVDATLRHDVVPEERPLVEEAIAAGTVVQPPAGTEGRGDALVISIADEIGGVIVSNDNFAPFQKANPWLLDDGRVLGATHSQGLWVFNRRRPNAAVPAGRRR
- a CDS encoding GNAT family N-acetyltransferase, coding for MRTTDYTIRTATSADVPPARAVMLDTVYRDFRTGYVPRWHGDVIDPAGAYLTPARHTLLVAVAADGEVVGTGALDSRGPVHPPNPPHVAERFPSGVTAQLRRIYVRPEHRRRGLARRLVDELLAFAVADGGYRAVYLHTDPAVTGAEPFWRSLAKVVHDEREDAGGGQGIVHFEVPMAGWRGAR
- a CDS encoding MDR family MFS transporter produces the protein MTSTPAPAGGRAGQVPGRRTAPFATLSPLLRLLILTQLAFNIGFFAVLPFLAEHLGQSVGMAGWLVGFVLGLRTFSQQGLFVVGGALADRYGIRPVVLAGCVLRIGGFAWLGFAERTWAVVSAVLLIGFAAALFSPAVESEVARQAVGWEEEGGGDRTRVLALFTVAGQAGAFVGPLLGALLLAVDFRTACLAGAGVFVLVLAGHAWLLPQRVPGRAQVRMKGGARLVLRNRRFLALCCAYGAYLLAYNQLYLALPAEVERAAGSQAPLAWLFALSSLLVVTAQLPVTRWAGERLARRRSMVTGLVLIAVGFAVVGLARPAGWTGTGGLLPAAGFVVLLTLGQMLVAPVARAWVPDLAEDGRLGLYTGALSSVSGLIVLAGSSATGLLLDTGLPVAVPWLVLAAVPLVAAATLPRWPHRGAGATAPTPSTAGSGRS